One Streptomyces sp. ML-6 genomic region harbors:
- a CDS encoding ATP-binding cassette domain-containing protein, with product MITTTGLTKVYQSRGREVTALDGVDLHVREGEVYGVIGQSGAGKSSLIRCVNLLERPTSGTVTVAGQDLTALAGRGRRAGRELREARSRIGMVFQHFNLLASRTVQGNVELPLEILGVPGRDRSRKALELLDLVGLADKARAYPGQLSGGQKQRVGIARALAGDPKVLLSDEATSALDPETTRSILQLLRDLNQQLGLTVLLITHEMDVVKTICDSAALMRKGRVVESGTVGDLLATPGSELAHELFPVGGTASGPDRTVVDVTFRGEAATQPVISQLSRTYNIDISILGAAMDTVGGNQIGRMRIELPGRFEENVVPIGFLREQGLQAEVVEDTAPAIPVQTPAPLTKEVAK from the coding sequence GTGATCACCACTACGGGCCTCACGAAGGTCTACCAGTCGCGCGGCCGGGAGGTCACCGCCCTCGACGGCGTCGACCTGCACGTCCGCGAGGGCGAGGTGTACGGCGTCATCGGACAGAGCGGCGCCGGCAAGTCCTCCCTGATCCGCTGCGTCAACCTCCTGGAACGCCCCACCTCCGGCACCGTGACCGTGGCGGGCCAGGACCTCACCGCCCTCGCCGGGCGCGGCCGGCGGGCCGGCCGGGAACTGCGCGAGGCACGCAGCCGCATCGGCATGGTCTTCCAGCACTTCAACCTGCTGGCCTCCCGCACCGTCCAGGGCAACGTCGAACTCCCGCTGGAGATCCTCGGCGTCCCCGGCCGGGACCGCTCCCGCAAGGCCCTCGAACTCCTCGACCTGGTCGGCCTCGCCGACAAGGCCAGGGCCTACCCGGGCCAGCTCTCCGGCGGCCAGAAGCAGCGCGTCGGCATTGCCCGCGCACTCGCCGGGGACCCCAAGGTGCTGCTCTCCGACGAGGCGACCTCCGCCCTCGACCCCGAGACCACCCGCTCCATCCTCCAGCTGCTGCGCGACCTCAACCAGCAGCTGGGCCTGACCGTCCTGCTCATCACCCACGAGATGGACGTCGTCAAGACGATCTGCGACTCCGCCGCACTGATGCGGAAGGGACGCGTCGTCGAATCCGGAACCGTCGGCGACCTGCTCGCCACCCCCGGCTCCGAACTGGCCCACGAGCTGTTCCCGGTCGGCGGAACGGCCTCCGGCCCCGACCGCACGGTCGTCGACGTCACCTTCCGCGGCGAGGCCGCCACCCAGCCGGTGATCTCCCAGCTCTCCCGCACGTACAACATCGACATCTCGATCCTGGGCGCCGCGATGGACACCGTCGGCGGCAACCAGATCGGCCGGATGCGCATCGAGCTGCCCGGCCGCTTCGAGGAGAACGTCGTCCCGATCGGCTTCCTGCGGGAACAGGGCCTCCAGGCCGAGGTCGTGGAGGACACGGCCCCCGCCATTCCCGTACAGACCCCCGCCCCGCTCACCAAGGAGGTGGCGAAGTGA
- the cbiE gene encoding precorrin-6y C5,15-methyltransferase (decarboxylating) subunit CbiE yields the protein MADRVTVIGWDGSPLTGAATAALSAATLVAGAAHHLALPEVPAQAERIRLGSIDLAARRIAGHRGSAVVLADGDPGFFGVVRNLRAPEHGLEVEVVPAVSSVAAAFARAGMPWEDARIVVAHPRTLRRAVNVCRAHHKVAVLTSPGAGPAELALLLEGVHRTFVICEELGTDREQVTVVTSDKAADHVWRDPNVVIVIGGGPEPQATGGWIAGGHPACPRGVRGWALSPEAYPDDAAGEGAASGEGGSPGLRAAQLARLGPRTGDLLWDIGSGGGALAVEAARFGAAVLAVDSDPAACARTAAAARAFGVQIQVVEGRAPHVLERLPEPDVVRIGGGGVPVVTAVTERRPERIVTHASTRDEAEALGAALTGNGYAVRCSLLQSVELDTAAWSERERSVVFLLSATRSDLAP from the coding sequence ATGGCCGATCGGGTCACCGTGATCGGCTGGGACGGCTCACCACTGACCGGAGCGGCCACGGCCGCCCTCTCGGCCGCCACGCTCGTCGCCGGCGCCGCCCACCACCTGGCCCTGCCCGAAGTACCGGCGCAGGCCGAACGCATCCGCCTGGGCTCCATCGACCTGGCCGCCCGCCGGATCGCCGGACACCGCGGCAGCGCCGTGGTCCTCGCCGACGGGGACCCCGGCTTCTTCGGAGTCGTACGCAACCTCCGCGCACCCGAGCACGGCCTGGAGGTGGAGGTGGTCCCCGCGGTCTCGTCCGTCGCCGCCGCGTTCGCCCGCGCCGGAATGCCGTGGGAGGACGCCCGGATCGTCGTCGCCCACCCCCGCACCCTGCGCCGCGCCGTCAACGTCTGCCGCGCCCACCACAAGGTCGCCGTCCTCACCTCGCCCGGGGCGGGCCCCGCCGAACTGGCCCTGCTCCTCGAAGGCGTCCACCGCACCTTCGTCATCTGCGAGGAACTCGGCACCGACCGCGAACAGGTCACCGTCGTCACCTCCGACAAGGCCGCCGACCACGTCTGGCGCGACCCCAACGTCGTCATCGTCATCGGCGGCGGCCCCGAACCGCAGGCCACCGGCGGATGGATCGCGGGCGGCCACCCCGCCTGCCCCCGCGGGGTGCGCGGCTGGGCGCTGTCCCCGGAGGCGTACCCGGACGACGCCGCGGGCGAGGGGGCGGCGAGCGGCGAAGGCGGCTCCCCGGGGCTGCGCGCCGCCCAACTGGCCCGCCTCGGCCCGCGTACCGGCGACCTCCTGTGGGACATCGGCTCCGGCGGCGGGGCCCTGGCCGTGGAGGCGGCCCGCTTCGGCGCCGCGGTCCTGGCGGTCGACAGCGACCCGGCCGCCTGCGCCCGCACCGCGGCGGCTGCCCGGGCCTTCGGGGTCCAGATCCAGGTCGTCGAGGGCCGAGCCCCGCACGTGCTGGAACGGCTGCCGGAACCCGACGTCGTCCGGATCGGGGGCGGTGGGGTCCCCGTCGTCACCGCCGTCACCGAACGCCGGCCGGAACGCATCGTGACCCACGCGTCCACGCGCGACGAGGCCGAGGCGCTCGGCGCCGCGCTCACCGGGAACGGATACGCCGTCCGGTGCTCCCTCCTCCAGTCCGTCGAACTCGACACGGCCGCATGGTCGGAGCGTGAACGCTCGGTCGTGTTCCTGCTCTCCGCGACGCGTTCCGACCTCGCCCCCTGA
- a CDS encoding GNAT family N-acetyltransferase yields MLCIHTAFGMELRMTSTFPDISISTDRLVMRPFDMADIPAYIEMMNDELVTAWTDAPHPYTRIDAERWVRRIAPARRTSGDGIALAVTEFLTQRLVGSVRLCHTDWRTRATEVAYITAPWARGEGYATEAVLALAQWLFDDQGFERMELRTAADNTAAQQVAQKLGCISEGVLRNARIARTRTENGTDGGWTDIRTDLIVWGLLPEDLEGVAEQLADAGGYGAYNDWN; encoded by the coding sequence ATGCTGTGCATTCACACGGCCTTCGGCATGGAGCTGCGCATGACTTCCACCTTTCCGGACATCTCCATCAGCACGGACAGGTTGGTGATGCGTCCCTTCGACATGGCGGACATCCCCGCGTACATCGAGATGATGAACGACGAGCTGGTCACCGCCTGGACCGACGCCCCCCACCCCTACACCCGGATCGACGCCGAACGCTGGGTCCGCAGGATCGCCCCCGCCCGGCGCACCAGCGGTGACGGCATCGCCCTCGCCGTCACCGAGTTCCTCACCCAGCGGCTCGTCGGCTCCGTCCGGCTGTGCCACACCGACTGGCGCACCCGCGCCACCGAGGTCGCGTACATCACCGCCCCCTGGGCACGCGGCGAGGGCTACGCCACCGAGGCCGTGCTGGCCCTGGCCCAGTGGCTCTTCGACGACCAGGGCTTCGAACGCATGGAACTGCGCACCGCGGCCGACAACACCGCCGCCCAGCAGGTCGCCCAGAAGCTCGGCTGCATCAGCGAGGGCGTCCTGCGCAACGCCCGGATAGCGCGCACCCGGACCGAGAACGGCACGGACGGCGGCTGGACCGACATCCGGACCGACCTGATCGTCTGGGGCCTGCTCCCCGAGGACCTCGAAGGCGTCGCCGAGCAGCTCGCCGACGCGGGCGGCTACGGTGCCTACAACGACTGGAACTGA
- a CDS encoding sigma-70 family RNA polymerase sigma factor, producing the protein MTLPDHVPAAAAPGAPAVVRALHPLVSAEALAEAAASATGPAIESADLEQSVWLRLLERLAGEGPPADTARWVRDCVRAEARRARRTARLERPYRDETAADPAGCPERIAVGADERRALRAAVDRLPARCARLLSAMLAPSDPTYREIAGKLGMSQGSLGPVRSRCLGCLRRMLAAEVAAPEPWGKER; encoded by the coding sequence ATGACGCTTCCCGATCATGTTCCCGCGGCAGCCGCCCCCGGCGCCCCGGCGGTCGTCCGGGCCCTGCACCCGCTGGTGAGCGCCGAGGCACTGGCCGAGGCGGCCGCCTCGGCGACGGGCCCGGCGATCGAATCCGCCGACCTCGAACAGTCCGTCTGGCTGCGGCTGCTGGAACGGCTCGCGGGGGAGGGGCCACCGGCGGACACGGCCCGCTGGGTGCGCGACTGCGTACGGGCCGAGGCCCGCCGGGCCCGCCGCACCGCCCGGCTCGAACGCCCCTACCGCGACGAGACCGCCGCGGATCCGGCCGGCTGCCCCGAACGGATCGCCGTCGGCGCCGACGAACGCCGGGCACTGCGCGCGGCGGTGGACCGGCTGCCCGCCCGGTGCGCCCGGCTGCTGTCGGCGATGCTGGCGCCGAGCGACCCCACCTACCGGGAAATCGCAGGAAAGTTGGGTATGTCACAGGGGAGTTTGGGCCCCGTCCGTTCCCGATGCCTTGGATGTCTGCGCAGAATGCTCGCGGCGGAGGTTGCAGCTCCTGAACCGTGGGGAAAGGAGCGATAG
- a CDS encoding methionine ABC transporter permease, whose product MTWSEMQPLLTQGTVDTLYMVLWSAVVTILAGLPLGVLLVLTDKGGLLQNIPVNKVVGAIVNIGRSLPFIILLIALIPFTTWIVGTFIGPTAMIVPLAVGAIPFFARLVETSVREVDHGLVEAVQSMGGSIPTIVRKVLLPQALPSLVSGVTTTVIVLIGYSAMAGAVGGEGLGSKAVTYGFQRFDNQFMLITVALLVVIVTVVQLIGDVAVRLLARRGRATT is encoded by the coding sequence GTGACCTGGTCCGAAATGCAGCCGCTGCTCACCCAGGGGACCGTCGACACCCTCTACATGGTGCTCTGGTCCGCGGTCGTCACCATCCTGGCCGGGCTGCCGCTCGGCGTCCTGCTGGTCCTCACCGACAAGGGCGGACTGCTCCAGAACATCCCCGTGAACAAGGTCGTCGGGGCGATCGTGAACATCGGCCGCTCGCTGCCGTTCATCATCCTGCTGATCGCCCTGATCCCCTTCACCACCTGGATCGTCGGCACCTTCATCGGCCCGACCGCGATGATCGTCCCGCTCGCCGTCGGCGCCATCCCGTTCTTCGCCCGACTCGTCGAGACGTCCGTCCGCGAGGTCGACCACGGACTCGTCGAGGCCGTCCAGTCGATGGGCGGATCCATTCCCACGATCGTCCGCAAGGTCCTGCTGCCGCAGGCACTGCCCTCGCTCGTCTCCGGCGTCACCACCACCGTCATCGTGCTCATCGGCTACTCCGCGATGGCCGGGGCCGTCGGCGGCGAAGGGCTCGGATCCAAGGCCGTCACCTACGGATTCCAGCGCTTCGACAACCAGTTCATGCTCATCACCGTCGCGCTGCTCGTCGTCATCGTGACCGTGGTCCAGCTGATCGGCGACGTGGCCGTACGCCTGCTGGCCCGCCGGGGCCGCGCCACCACCTGA
- a CDS encoding MetQ/NlpA family ABC transporter substrate-binding protein, which produces MRKNIKITAAAAATAALALGLSACGTDSDPSAKGDTGAGADTSKALVVAASPTPHADILEFVEKNLAAKEGLKLEVKEFTDYVLPNTATETGQVDANFFQHQPYLDDFNEKKNTHIVSVGAVHLEPLGLYSKKAKDIKDIKAGQTIAVPNDTTNEGRALQLLAENGLITLKDGVGTSAKLSDITDKKGLEFKELEAATVPRALNDVDAAVINGNYAIEADLQPGKDSLVLEKADGNPYANIIAVKEGNEKDARVQKLVKLLHSDEVKKFIEDTYKGSIVPAFGTATKS; this is translated from the coding sequence GTGCGCAAGAACATCAAGATCACCGCAGCTGCCGCCGCCACCGCCGCCCTCGCCCTCGGCCTCAGCGCCTGCGGCACGGACTCCGACCCGTCCGCCAAGGGCGACACCGGCGCCGGGGCCGACACCTCCAAGGCGCTCGTCGTCGCCGCGTCCCCCACGCCGCACGCCGACATCCTGGAGTTCGTCGAGAAGAACCTGGCGGCGAAGGAGGGCCTCAAGCTGGAGGTCAAGGAGTTCACGGACTACGTCCTGCCGAACACCGCCACCGAGACCGGCCAGGTGGACGCCAACTTCTTCCAGCACCAGCCGTACCTCGACGACTTCAACGAGAAGAAGAACACCCACATCGTCTCCGTCGGCGCCGTCCACCTGGAGCCCCTCGGCCTCTACTCCAAGAAGGCCAAGGACATCAAGGACATCAAGGCCGGCCAGACCATCGCAGTCCCCAACGACACCACCAACGAGGGCCGCGCCCTCCAGCTGCTCGCCGAGAACGGCCTCATCACCCTCAAGGACGGCGTCGGCACCAGCGCCAAGCTGAGCGACATCACCGACAAGAAGGGCCTGGAGTTCAAGGAGCTGGAGGCCGCCACCGTCCCCCGCGCCCTGAACGACGTCGACGCGGCCGTCATCAACGGCAACTACGCGATCGAGGCCGACCTCCAGCCCGGCAAGGACTCCCTGGTCCTGGAGAAGGCCGACGGCAACCCCTACGCCAACATCATCGCCGTGAAGGAGGGCAACGAGAAGGACGCCCGCGTCCAGAAGCTCGTGAAGCTCCTGCACTCCGACGAGGTCAAGAAGTTCATCGAGGACACCTACAAGGGCTCGATCGTCCCGGCCTTCGGTACCGCGACCAAGTCCTGA
- a CDS encoding GNAT family N-acetyltransferase, with amino-acid sequence MGMSVIISAATEQDAEQILKLQYLCFQSEAELYGNYRIDPLVQTLDSMRAEIATNLVFVARLGDEIVGSVRGTLEGDGVGEIGRLCVHPRLQGHGLGARLLGAAESALAAERSATRFRLHTGHRSEGNLRLYRRAGYTPVGNETGGDGVLMILLEKDAAAPAYVASA; translated from the coding sequence ATGGGCATGAGCGTGATCATCTCGGCGGCGACGGAACAGGACGCCGAACAGATCTTGAAACTCCAGTACCTCTGCTTCCAGAGCGAGGCGGAGCTGTACGGGAACTACCGGATCGACCCGCTCGTCCAGACCCTCGACTCGATGCGGGCCGAGATCGCCACGAACCTGGTGTTCGTGGCACGTCTCGGCGACGAGATCGTCGGCTCGGTCCGGGGCACCCTCGAAGGGGACGGGGTCGGGGAGATCGGCCGGCTCTGCGTCCACCCGCGGCTCCAGGGGCACGGCCTCGGCGCCCGGCTGCTCGGGGCGGCCGAGTCGGCGCTGGCCGCGGAGCGGTCGGCGACCCGTTTCCGGCTGCACACCGGGCACCGCAGCGAGGGCAACCTGCGGCTCTACCGGCGGGCGGGATACACCCCCGTGGGCAACGAGACCGGTGGGGACGGCGTGCTGATGATCCTGCTGGAGAAGGACGCCGCCGCGCCCGCGTACGTCGCCAGCGCGTAG
- the cobT gene encoding nicotinate-nucleotide--dimethylbenzimidazole phosphoribosyltransferase yields the protein MSDTGQIPVEGLPENAGTVEQPGVAAPDAYAYPAPSEHVPEDDDLLLMPSPQGAWSDPQAVPAPGQYPEAAAVRAPVPGQGVPPAQPYAQPAAGTPAQPQGPVQVQEPAQAPAADVYAAAQQAVAEPPAVTGQGTHESGGRDSGSVDLSGVRVPPPAQVPAQAAQPRTPTRRPLHRGPAVADGGPSYGGPSTGGVVRSLADRGPAGAPQAPVQPQTPVQAQAPAPQAAGPEYFAPGDDAAVLPGPQLGEILPQGGSPWSAQPAAVPVAAEETAESVVPEQGPEPAAEPIAEPVAVAQPVQAAPAVVPEAVAAPVAEPVPVAAEAPAGIPAEGFTEAAVPEGETAASAETAAPVETVVPGETAVPVEGAVPQEVQETSEAQEFQGAPETQGVQGVQEAVAMGQFVPVEGSVPTTPHLAPTPVTEQVPAQQAAEQAPVQVAEQTAAPEGAEADAVAGPEHGAVAMEPAQDPEAVPAGDAGEPVAPAEAVAPVESAEAAEAAEGVPGAEAAAAPEQVPGPVADAVAPNPNVPEPEAEAGPEVIETPDPTTPVDVAEAAPLAEPVAAAPVQDTVTEHDEIVFAQSAAQPQELPEATPAPGTEPLAAEAPETAGAPETAQAPEAQAAEAPAPEAPVVAEPPAPEASPTSEAETPASPAPEAETPAAEAPGPDEAAVPAGPPAPGYDDAEREAVLRVMRERRDIRNGFRNDPIPHEVLLRVLEAAHTAPSVGHSQPWDFVVIRSAETRRAMHELAQRQRDAYAKSLPKGRAKQFKELKIEAILDTPVNIVVTADPTRGGRHTLGRHTQPQMAPYSSALAVENLWLAARAEGLGVGWVSFFDEREMVRALGLPEHLEVVAYLCVGYVDEFPEEPELMQAGWSKRRPLSWVVHEETYGRRALPGEEPHDLLQETITNIRPLDAKALGEAWERQKRMTKPAGALGMLEIISAQLAGLSRVCPPPIPEPAAVAIFAGDHGVHAQGVTAWPQEVTGQMVANFLGGGAVCNAFASQVGAEVCVIDVGVAAELPATPGLLPRKVRAGTADFTTGPALTREEVLAAIEVGIETARDLVAAGNKGLLTGEMGIANTTASAALICVYTGLDPAEVTGRGTGINDEMHARKVDVVRRALEFHQPDPADPIGVLAAVGGLEHAAMAGFLLGGASLRTPVILDGVSAGAAALVARAIAPEALAACIAGHRSAEPGHVAALNKLGLRPLVDLDLRLGEGTGALLALPIVQSAARAMHEVATFDAAGVTEK from the coding sequence ATGAGTGACACCGGCCAGATCCCGGTCGAGGGACTGCCGGAGAACGCGGGCACGGTGGAGCAGCCGGGCGTCGCCGCCCCGGACGCCTACGCCTACCCCGCCCCCTCCGAGCACGTGCCCGAGGACGACGACCTCCTGCTGATGCCGAGCCCGCAGGGCGCCTGGAGCGACCCGCAGGCCGTGCCGGCCCCCGGTCAGTACCCCGAGGCCGCCGCCGTCCGGGCGCCGGTGCCCGGACAGGGCGTCCCCCCGGCGCAGCCCTACGCCCAGCCGGCCGCCGGGACCCCCGCCCAGCCGCAGGGGCCCGTGCAGGTGCAGGAGCCCGCGCAGGCACCGGCCGCGGACGTGTACGCCGCCGCTCAGCAGGCGGTGGCGGAGCCCCCGGCCGTGACCGGTCAGGGAACGCATGAATCCGGTGGCCGCGACTCCGGTTCGGTCGACCTGAGCGGCGTGCGCGTCCCCCCGCCCGCGCAGGTTCCCGCCCAGGCGGCACAGCCCCGGACCCCGACGCGCCGGCCGCTGCACCGCGGACCGGCCGTGGCCGACGGAGGCCCGTCGTACGGCGGGCCGTCGACCGGCGGCGTGGTCCGTTCGCTCGCCGACCGGGGGCCCGCGGGCGCGCCCCAGGCCCCGGTCCAGCCCCAGACCCCCGTGCAGGCCCAGGCCCCCGCGCCGCAGGCCGCCGGCCCCGAGTACTTCGCGCCGGGCGACGACGCGGCCGTGCTGCCCGGTCCGCAGCTCGGCGAGATCCTCCCGCAGGGCGGCAGCCCGTGGTCGGCGCAGCCCGCAGCGGTTCCGGTGGCGGCGGAGGAGACAGCAGAATCGGTCGTTCCGGAGCAGGGCCCCGAGCCGGCCGCGGAGCCGATCGCCGAGCCGGTGGCGGTGGCACAGCCGGTGCAGGCCGCTCCGGCCGTGGTGCCGGAGGCCGTGGCGGCTCCGGTGGCCGAGCCGGTGCCGGTGGCGGCCGAGGCGCCCGCCGGGATTCCGGCCGAGGGCTTCACCGAGGCCGCGGTGCCCGAGGGAGAGACCGCAGCGTCCGCCGAAACCGCAGCGCCCGTGGAAACCGTGGTACCCGGCGAGACCGCGGTGCCTGTCGAAGGCGCCGTGCCCCAGGAGGTCCAGGAGACCTCGGAGGCTCAGGAGTTTCAGGGAGCCCCGGAGACCCAGGGCGTCCAGGGGGTCCAGGAAGCCGTTGCCATGGGGCAGTTCGTGCCCGTGGAGGGTTCGGTGCCGACGACCCCGCACCTGGCCCCGACCCCCGTCACGGAGCAGGTCCCGGCGCAGCAGGCCGCGGAGCAGGCCCCGGTACAGGTCGCCGAGCAGACCGCCGCGCCGGAGGGCGCGGAGGCCGACGCCGTGGCCGGGCCCGAGCACGGGGCGGTCGCGATGGAGCCCGCCCAGGACCCCGAGGCGGTACCGGCCGGTGACGCCGGGGAGCCCGTCGCACCCGCCGAGGCCGTCGCGCCCGTGGAGAGCGCCGAAGCGGCCGAGGCCGCCGAGGGCGTGCCCGGGGCCGAGGCCGCCGCGGCGCCCGAGCAGGTCCCCGGCCCCGTCGCGGACGCCGTGGCACCGAACCCGAATGTGCCCGAACCGGAGGCCGAGGCGGGCCCGGAGGTCATCGAGACCCCCGACCCGACCACCCCCGTGGACGTGGCGGAGGCCGCCCCCCTCGCGGAGCCGGTGGCAGCCGCGCCCGTGCAGGACACGGTGACCGAGCACGACGAGATCGTCTTCGCGCAGTCCGCGGCCCAGCCGCAGGAACTGCCCGAGGCGACCCCGGCACCCGGTACCGAGCCCCTCGCGGCGGAAGCCCCCGAGACGGCCGGGGCCCCGGAGACGGCTCAGGCCCCCGAGGCGCAGGCCGCCGAAGCACCGGCCCCCGAAGCCCCGGTCGTGGCGGAGCCCCCGGCCCCCGAAGCGTCCCCGACCTCCGAGGCGGAGACTCCCGCGTCCCCGGCCCCCGAGGCAGAGACCCCCGCGGCGGAGGCGCCCGGGCCCGACGAGGCAGCGGTCCCCGCCGGCCCGCCGGCCCCCGGCTACGACGACGCCGAGCGCGAGGCGGTGCTCCGCGTCATGCGCGAGCGGCGCGACATCCGCAACGGCTTCCGCAACGACCCCATTCCGCACGAGGTCCTGCTCCGCGTCCTCGAAGCCGCGCACACGGCACCCAGCGTCGGCCACTCGCAGCCCTGGGACTTCGTCGTCATCCGCTCCGCGGAGACCCGCCGCGCCATGCACGAACTGGCGCAGCGTCAGCGCGACGCCTACGCCAAGTCGCTGCCCAAGGGCCGGGCCAAGCAGTTCAAGGAACTGAAGATCGAGGCCATCCTCGACACCCCGGTGAACATCGTCGTCACCGCCGACCCCACCCGGGGCGGCCGGCACACCCTCGGCCGGCACACCCAGCCGCAGATGGCCCCGTACTCCTCCGCGCTCGCCGTCGAGAACCTCTGGCTCGCCGCCCGCGCCGAGGGGCTCGGCGTCGGCTGGGTCAGCTTCTTCGACGAGCGCGAGATGGTCCGTGCCCTGGGCCTGCCCGAGCACCTCGAAGTCGTCGCCTACCTGTGCGTCGGCTACGTCGACGAGTTCCCCGAGGAGCCCGAGCTGATGCAGGCGGGCTGGTCCAAGCGCCGCCCGCTGTCCTGGGTCGTCCACGAGGAGACGTACGGACGGCGCGCCCTGCCCGGCGAGGAGCCGCACGACCTGCTCCAGGAGACCATCACCAACATCCGCCCACTGGACGCCAAGGCGCTCGGCGAGGCGTGGGAGCGCCAGAAGCGGATGACCAAGCCCGCCGGGGCCCTCGGCATGCTGGAGATCATCTCCGCGCAGCTGGCCGGGCTCTCCCGGGTGTGCCCGCCGCCGATCCCGGAGCCCGCGGCCGTCGCGATCTTCGCGGGCGACCACGGGGTGCACGCCCAGGGCGTCACCGCCTGGCCGCAGGAGGTCACCGGCCAGATGGTCGCCAACTTCCTCGGCGGCGGCGCGGTCTGCAACGCGTTCGCGTCCCAGGTCGGCGCCGAGGTGTGCGTGATCGACGTCGGCGTGGCCGCGGAACTGCCCGCGACGCCCGGCCTCCTGCCCCGCAAGGTCCGGGCCGGGACGGCCGACTTCACCACCGGCCCCGCGCTGACCCGCGAAGAGGTGCTCGCGGCGATCGAGGTCGGCATCGAGACCGCCCGCGACCTGGTCGCAGCCGGCAACAAGGGCCTGCTCACCGGTGAGATGGGCATCGCCAACACCACCGCGTCGGCCGCGCTGATCTGCGTGTACACGGGCCTGGACCCGGCCGAGGTGACCGGTCGCGGCACCGGCATCAACGACGAGATGCACGCCCGCAAGGTCGACGTGGTCCGCCGGGCCCTCGAATTCCACCAGCCGGACCCGGCCGACCCGATCGGTGTCCTGGCGGCGGTCGGCGGCCTCGAACACGCGGCGATGGCCGGCTTCCTGCTGGGCGGCGCCTCGCTGCGCACCCCCGTCATCCTCGACGGCGTCAGCGCGGGTGCCGCGGCCCTGGTCGCCCGTGCGATCGCCCCCGAGGCACTGGCCGCCTGCATCGCGGGCCACCGCAGCGCCGAGCCCGGCCACGTCGCCGCCCTCAACAAGCTGGGGCTGCGCCCGCTGGTCGACCTCGACCTCCGCCTCGGCGAGGGCACGGGCGCGCTGCTGGCACTGCCGATCGTGCAGAGCGCGGCGCGGGCCATGCACGAGGTGGCGACGTTCGACGCGGCGGGCGTCACGGAGAAGTAA
- a CDS encoding glycerophosphodiester phosphodiesterase, translating to MTERAQTGPARRTMLGAGAAVLGTAALGLAGGPAGAAGNPAASTSGRPGGHGFRLDLPVPTVIGHRGASGYRPEHTLGSYQLALDMGAHVIEQDLVPTKDGHLVCRHENDITATTDVSEHPEFASRRTTKKVDGVQLTGWFTEDFTLAELKTLRAKERIPGTRQENTLYDGRWEVPTFEEVLRWADREGRRRGKPVWLYVETKHPTYFRGLGLGLEEPLAKLLRRHHRHRAHSPLILQSFEPGSIQRLARLVSTPRVVLLSGPGERPWDFVTSGDPRTVADLVKPEGLKWMASFAQGIGPTLDLIIPKDASGRLTEPTSLVKDAHAQGLVLHPYTLRNENTFLPADFRRGTDPAAYGDAFGALRTYFDTGIDGIFSDNPDTALLAAADFTGR from the coding sequence GCGGCCCGGCCGGCGCCGCAGGCAACCCCGCGGCGAGCACCTCCGGTCGGCCCGGCGGGCACGGCTTCCGCCTCGACCTGCCGGTCCCCACCGTCATCGGGCACCGCGGCGCCAGCGGCTACCGGCCCGAGCACACGCTCGGCTCCTACCAGCTGGCCCTCGACATGGGCGCGCACGTCATCGAGCAGGACCTGGTGCCGACCAAGGACGGCCACCTGGTCTGCCGCCACGAGAACGACATCACCGCCACCACCGACGTCTCCGAGCACCCCGAGTTCGCGAGCCGCAGAACGACGAAGAAGGTCGACGGCGTCCAACTCACCGGCTGGTTCACCGAGGACTTCACCCTCGCCGAGCTGAAGACGCTGCGGGCCAAGGAGCGCATCCCCGGCACCCGCCAGGAGAACACCCTCTACGACGGCCGCTGGGAGGTCCCCACCTTCGAGGAGGTGCTGCGCTGGGCCGACCGCGAGGGCCGCAGGCGCGGCAAGCCCGTCTGGCTGTACGTCGAGACCAAGCACCCCACCTACTTCCGCGGTCTCGGCCTCGGCCTCGAGGAGCCGCTCGCCAAACTGTTGCGTCGCCACCACCGCCACCGCGCCCACTCGCCGCTCATCCTCCAGTCCTTCGAGCCCGGCAGCATCCAGCGGCTGGCCCGGCTCGTCTCGACCCCGCGCGTCGTGCTGCTCTCGGGCCCCGGCGAGCGCCCCTGGGACTTCGTGACCTCCGGGGACCCGCGCACCGTCGCGGACCTGGTGAAGCCCGAGGGCCTGAAGTGGATGGCCTCCTTCGCGCAGGGCATCGGCCCCACCCTGGACCTGATCATCCCCAAGGACGCCTCGGGCCGGCTCACCGAGCCGACCTCGCTGGTGAAGGACGCGCACGCGCAGGGCCTGGTCCTGCACCCCTACACCCTGCGCAACGAGAACACCTTCCTGCCCGCCGACTTCCGGCGCGGCACCGACCCGGCCGCCTACGGTGACGCGTTCGGCGCGCTGCGGACGTACTTCGACACGGGCATCGACGGAATCTTCTCGGACAACCCGGACACTGCCCTGCTCGCCGCGGCGGACTTCACCGGACGCTGA